From the Flavimarina sp. Hel_I_48 genome, one window contains:
- a CDS encoding GH3 auxin-responsive promoter family protein: protein MSIKSFAAKIFARYTVSKTQKWSSQPIKTQEKVFQELIKKAASTKFGQDHHFDKIENPAQFARQVPVRDYEELKGYITRVVDGESDILWPGKPIYFAKTSGTTSGAKYIPITHESMPTHIKAARNAILSYIAETGNADFVDGKMIFLQGSPTLDEKNGIKLGRLSGIVAHYVPGYLQKNRLPSWETNCIDNWEDKVEAIVAETTSEDLRVISGIPSWVQMYFERLQAKNGQKVGKIFPNFNLFIYGGVNYEPYRKKFETLIGRRVDSIELFPASEGFFAYQDTQKENGMLLLLDSGIFYEFIIADQFFETDAKRLTIGEVELGVNYVMIISTTVGLWAYNVGDTIQFTSNSPYRIIVTGRIKHFISAFGEHVIGNEVERAIALAGAGFDAEVTEFSVAPQINPVEGLPYHEWFIEFEKEPKNLNAFAEAIDNALQDQNSYYKDLITGKVLQTLKISLVKRGGFNDYMRSQGKLGGQNKLPRLANDRKIADALPISDF from the coding sequence ATGTCTATAAAGTCTTTTGCAGCAAAAATTTTTGCGCGTTATACCGTTTCCAAAACCCAAAAATGGTCTTCCCAACCCATAAAGACCCAGGAAAAAGTATTTCAGGAATTGATCAAAAAAGCAGCTTCAACAAAATTTGGCCAGGATCATCATTTTGATAAGATTGAAAATCCAGCACAATTTGCCAGGCAGGTGCCCGTACGGGATTATGAAGAACTCAAAGGGTATATAACACGTGTGGTAGATGGTGAAAGTGATATTCTCTGGCCTGGAAAGCCCATTTATTTTGCCAAAACTTCAGGTACAACTTCCGGGGCGAAATATATTCCTATTACCCATGAATCTATGCCCACTCACATTAAGGCGGCAAGAAACGCGATCTTAAGCTATATCGCAGAAACCGGTAACGCAGATTTTGTAGATGGAAAAATGATCTTTTTACAGGGAAGTCCCACCTTAGATGAAAAAAATGGAATTAAGTTGGGTCGGCTTTCCGGCATTGTGGCGCACTACGTACCAGGCTATCTGCAAAAGAACCGTTTACCCAGCTGGGAGACAAACTGTATTGATAACTGGGAGGATAAGGTGGAAGCTATCGTAGCGGAAACTACATCAGAAGATCTACGGGTAATAAGTGGCATTCCATCATGGGTGCAAATGTATTTTGAACGTTTACAGGCAAAAAATGGTCAAAAAGTAGGTAAAATCTTCCCCAATTTCAATCTTTTTATTTACGGTGGGGTTAATTATGAACCTTACCGAAAAAAGTTTGAAACCCTTATAGGCAGGCGCGTAGACAGTATAGAGCTTTTTCCTGCAAGTGAAGGTTTTTTTGCTTATCAGGATACCCAAAAAGAGAACGGAATGCTATTGCTGCTTGATTCCGGTATTTTTTATGAGTTCATAATCGCAGATCAATTTTTTGAAACAGACGCAAAGCGCTTGACCATTGGCGAAGTGGAACTGGGCGTTAATTATGTCATGATCATTTCAACAACGGTAGGTTTATGGGCTTATAATGTGGGAGATACCATTCAGTTTACGAGCAATTCCCCTTATAGGATCATTGTTACGGGACGCATAAAACATTTTATATCTGCGTTTGGTGAACACGTTATTGGTAATGAAGTAGAACGCGCGATCGCTTTGGCAGGAGCAGGTTTTGATGCAGAGGTAACCGAATTTTCGGTTGCTCCACAGATAAATCCCGTTGAGGGCCTTCCTTATCATGAATGGTTTATTGAATTTGAGAAAGAGCCAAAAAACCTTAACGCTTTCGCGGAAGCGATTGACAACGCGCTACAGGATCAGAATTCCTACTACAAGGATCTGATTACCGGCAAAGTATTACAAACCTTAAAGATAAGTCTCGTAAAGCGGGGTGGTTTTAACGATTATATGCGATCTCAAGGCAAGCTGGGCGGACAAAATAAACTACCGCGCCTGGCGAATGATCGAAAAATTGCAGATGCTTTACCAATAAGCGATTTTTAA
- a CDS encoding DUF6909 family protein, translated as MSITNTDDRTRAQESSSAIERMYITMRHLFNRGFYKPMGVSGETLRESLLILRPEIYGAVAEQKVELDGLLYVIDRLPEGIEECRYINLTSDEGYKNSHFKPIIPPKRRRNCYRIDEEQMNIEITRGRSEIYDILTHLTFLFIESHKIMRRVIINEEGSTTRDWKKLEKMVLSEEEPTQAEREIALTHTANILGRTFQEVSTIYGKFATVKNNKRFLKIIYWLGKRAIEERLESDKRIVSFTPVLRERLGHHIHGEVWANNIKKTLVENGLINRPLHIISANMHSVMNTLFAPVALEKEMKKKTNLEIYEILSDSSNGKLRTRVEKTALANGMLFLPDQSGTNIDIQIFDTSKLEISLNNFCHKKDYDKGKEPVIIVMDYAFGEQAYETMEELLKPYEKGRETIYLDVSSISMMGKAGVLEGDKGDIMIPKAHLFEGTADNYPFDNELKKEDLEGNDISVFEGAMITVLGTSLQNRDILKFFYESSWNVIGLEMEGAHYQKAIQAAAKLRGNISDKVKVRYAYYASDNPLKTGSTLASGGLGTSGVKPTYLITEKILEQIFNS; from the coding sequence ATGAGTATAACCAATACAGACGATAGAACGAGGGCTCAGGAAAGCTCTAGTGCAATTGAACGTATGTATATCACCATGCGCCACCTTTTTAATCGTGGTTTCTATAAGCCCATGGGCGTTTCTGGTGAGACTTTACGTGAATCGCTCCTTATCCTAAGGCCCGAAATTTATGGCGCGGTAGCTGAGCAAAAAGTAGAACTTGATGGACTTCTTTATGTCATAGACCGTCTTCCCGAAGGTATTGAAGAATGCCGTTACATAAACCTCACCAGTGACGAAGGTTATAAAAATTCGCATTTTAAGCCTATAATTCCCCCTAAAAGGAGAAGAAACTGTTACCGTATCGATGAGGAACAGATGAATATTGAAATTACGCGCGGCAGGTCTGAAATCTATGACATACTTACACACCTCACCTTTTTGTTTATAGAATCGCATAAAATAATGCGCCGTGTAATCATCAATGAAGAGGGCAGCACCACCAGAGACTGGAAAAAGTTGGAAAAAATGGTGCTGAGTGAAGAAGAGCCCACACAAGCCGAGCGCGAGATTGCACTTACACACACCGCAAATATCCTGGGCAGGACATTTCAGGAAGTAAGTACCATTTATGGAAAATTCGCCACTGTAAAAAACAATAAACGCTTCTTAAAAATCATTTACTGGTTAGGCAAACGCGCTATTGAAGAACGGCTGGAAAGTGATAAACGCATAGTTTCCTTTACTCCGGTATTACGAGAACGTCTAGGCCATCACATACACGGTGAGGTCTGGGCAAATAATATTAAAAAGACCCTTGTTGAGAATGGCCTGATCAACCGGCCACTTCATATCATAAGTGCTAATATGCACAGTGTGATGAATACCCTTTTTGCTCCCGTGGCATTAGAAAAGGAAATGAAGAAAAAGACTAACCTCGAAATCTATGAAATACTGAGCGATTCTTCTAACGGAAAATTGCGAACCAGGGTAGAAAAAACGGCCCTTGCAAATGGCATGTTATTTTTACCAGATCAAAGCGGGACCAATATAGATATACAGATTTTTGATACCTCAAAACTGGAGATTTCACTCAATAATTTTTGTCACAAAAAAGATTACGATAAAGGAAAAGAGCCCGTTATCATTGTAATGGATTATGCCTTTGGTGAGCAGGCCTATGAAACGATGGAAGAACTTCTTAAACCCTATGAAAAGGGAAGGGAAACCATTTATCTGGACGTTTCTTCCATTTCTATGATGGGTAAGGCCGGCGTTCTTGAAGGGGATAAAGGCGACATTATGATCCCTAAAGCGCATCTTTTTGAAGGTACGGCAGATAATTATCCATTTGATAATGAGCTTAAAAAGGAAGATCTGGAAGGCAATGATATCTCCGTATTTGAAGGTGCTATGATCACTGTTTTAGGTACTTCATTGCAAAACCGTGATATCCTTAAGTTCTTTTACGAGAGTTCCTGGAATGTTATAGGGCTGGAGATGGAAGGAGCCCACTATCAGAAAGCCATTCAGGCAGCAGCAAAATTGAGAGGAAATATAAGTGATAAAGTGAAAGTACGTTACGCTTACTACGCATCAGATAACCCGTTAAAGACAGGAAGTACGCTCGCAAGTGGTGGTTTAGGGACTTCTGGTGTAAAACCCACGTACCTTATTACCGAAAAAATCCTTGAACAAATATTCAATTCATGA
- a CDS encoding O-antigen ligase family protein has product MTTILLLKRLRLVFLVSLIVISFYCAFETLIVVFGLVQLKPILSIFNYFPFTKVYFIGDRISGVSYEAPALALYLITICGWMLSYIITSKGIWRFIPAFLVLELTFFSGSRTGLVVVTLQYLIFFAVLAFFKKHRKNIIYLFSGFTLLVAVVLAISGGKIIEEAKVKLNSLNFEQNLLTSISNRSRFGMQYASLQVFKDKPVIGVGFGQLAFQAYKYYPAWAITDNYEFRSNYKNQRRDSFPPTYNLYLRVMAECGIVGLLLFVSIIVLAIYRCFKLIRDPDDTVRTLGIVTLVSIIGFALNWFQTDAFRIFGFWICLAFLSIPLKTSTAEPTTKSVTKIVS; this is encoded by the coding sequence ATGACCACGATACTACTTTTAAAACGACTTCGCCTTGTATTTTTAGTTTCTCTAATTGTTATTTCTTTTTATTGCGCATTTGAAACTTTAATTGTTGTTTTTGGCTTAGTCCAATTAAAGCCCATACTTTCTATATTCAACTATTTTCCTTTTACTAAAGTATATTTTATAGGTGATCGCATCTCGGGTGTATCTTATGAAGCTCCCGCCCTGGCGCTTTATCTTATTACCATATGCGGGTGGATGCTTAGTTATATAATCACTTCAAAGGGAATATGGCGTTTTATCCCGGCATTTCTAGTGTTGGAGCTTACTTTTTTTTCTGGGTCCCGTACTGGACTTGTAGTCGTAACTTTACAATACCTGATCTTTTTTGCTGTTTTGGCTTTCTTCAAAAAACATCGAAAAAATATTATTTATCTTTTTTCGGGTTTTACACTTTTAGTGGCCGTTGTGCTGGCCATTAGTGGAGGTAAAATCATTGAGGAGGCCAAGGTTAAATTAAATTCTCTCAATTTTGAGCAAAATTTGCTTACCAGTATTTCAAACCGAAGTCGTTTTGGTATGCAGTATGCCTCGCTGCAGGTTTTTAAAGATAAGCCGGTGATAGGCGTTGGCTTTGGCCAGTTGGCATTTCAAGCCTATAAATATTATCCTGCATGGGCCATTACAGATAATTATGAATTTCGGTCAAATTATAAAAATCAGCGCCGGGATTCTTTTCCCCCTACATACAATCTTTATTTAAGAGTTATGGCAGAATGCGGTATCGTGGGACTTCTTTTGTTTGTGAGCATTATTGTTCTTGCCATATACAGATGCTTTAAATTGATTCGAGATCCAGATGACACTGTTAGAACGTTAGGGATTGTTACCTTGGTTTCGATAATAGGCTTTGCGCTAAACTGGTTCCAGACTGATGCTTTTAGGATCTTTGGATTTTGGATTTGCCTGGCTTTTTTAAGTATACCCTTAAAAACCAGTACAGCTGAACCCACTACAAAAAGCGTAACCAAGATCGTTTCTTAA
- a CDS encoding glycosyltransferase, which produces MKLSYIVEVDPLVHSGIIKKINNQIRIWKGMGHVVQILVLWPKASTTDSIKYIEGDYISNKFLDKLPQGFLNTYATKIIGIKKVESALRVFQPDVVYIRQGIWYPGLTSVLKRYRTIMELNTVDFLEMEFYSGLKKNVYLWGKNRILASISGLVAVTPDILKHYKDLAIPQKVVSNGIDLRKFEVRSNTDSTPSVNLVFVGSENMYWHGLDKILELANLLPEYQFNIVGYDRKNIESPITDNVKFYGWLSAQELSAVYSKSNLGIGSFGNYHVGKNTDSTLKVLEYLAHGLPVLMGHQDVDFHDSDFVFKATDKDHNFLPISIIKSFIENNKNRRINPTEIEQVDSSNKERERLAFFEAVAKDVPPTANNF; this is translated from the coding sequence ATGAAGTTATCGTATATCGTAGAAGTGGATCCTCTCGTGCATTCTGGGATTATAAAGAAAATAAACAATCAAATTCGTATTTGGAAGGGAATGGGTCACGTTGTGCAAATACTTGTACTCTGGCCAAAAGCTTCTACAACTGATTCAATTAAATATATTGAGGGAGATTATATTTCAAACAAATTTCTAGATAAATTACCACAGGGTTTTCTAAACACATACGCGACTAAAATAATAGGAATAAAAAAAGTTGAAAGCGCTTTACGCGTCTTTCAACCAGATGTAGTCTATATACGTCAGGGAATTTGGTATCCAGGGCTTACAAGCGTTTTAAAGCGTTATAGGACCATTATGGAATTAAATACAGTAGACTTTTTAGAAATGGAGTTTTATTCTGGTCTGAAGAAAAATGTCTATTTATGGGGTAAAAATCGGATTTTAGCATCGATTTCTGGACTCGTGGCGGTTACACCAGATATTTTGAAGCACTATAAAGACCTGGCCATTCCGCAAAAAGTAGTTTCTAACGGTATTGATTTAAGAAAATTTGAAGTCAGGTCAAATACAGATTCCACTCCATCTGTTAACCTTGTATTTGTGGGAAGCGAAAATATGTACTGGCACGGTCTTGATAAAATTCTTGAACTCGCCAACTTATTACCAGAATATCAATTCAATATTGTAGGTTATGATCGCAAAAACATAGAATCGCCTATTACAGATAACGTCAAATTTTATGGCTGGCTGAGTGCTCAGGAACTCAGCGCGGTTTATTCTAAAAGCAATTTAGGAATAGGCTCTTTTGGCAATTATCATGTGGGCAAAAATACAGATAGCACGCTCAAGGTTCTTGAGTATCTGGCTCACGGGCTACCTGTTCTTATGGGGCATCAAGATGTGGATTTTCACGACAGTGATTTTGTTTTTAAAGCAACGGATAAAGATCATAATTTTCTGCCTATAAGTATTATAAAATCATTCATTGAAAACAATAAAAATAGAAGAATTAACCCTACTGAAATAGAACAGGTGGACTCTTCAAATAAAGAGCGAGAACGTCTTGCTTTCTTTGAAGCAGTTGCTAAAGATGTTCCACCCACCGCAAATAATTTTTAA
- a CDS encoding glycosyltransferase, whose protein sequence is MSSKAEIAILIPHFNNPQGLLKSIKSIQEDIALDVIIVDDGSTNERINEVALDIFENELLKLHYIYLSKNSGIENALNTGLNYILNRSYSFIARLDCGDLCVSHRFAIQKKVLCADKALGLVGTYVKYINLEGEVVHSFKTPTSYGEVRNKMHINSMFVHPTVMIKREVVENVGLYPYGYPAAEDFAYFFKIIKTYKAFNIPQYLLYYEINPNGISLSRRKEQLNSRFKILKEEFYWGFYPCYGIVRNFIISKLPYSLIHKLKKILR, encoded by the coding sequence TTGAGTAGTAAGGCTGAAATTGCAATTCTAATTCCCCATTTTAATAATCCGCAGGGATTATTGAAGTCCATAAAATCCATTCAGGAAGATATAGCCTTAGATGTTATTATTGTAGACGATGGCAGTACGAATGAAAGGATCAACGAGGTAGCATTGGATATTTTTGAAAATGAATTACTTAAACTTCATTATATCTATTTGTCAAAAAACTCAGGTATTGAAAACGCATTAAATACGGGTTTAAATTATATCTTGAATAGATCCTATTCATTTATTGCACGTTTAGATTGTGGCGATCTCTGCGTTTCTCATAGGTTTGCTATTCAAAAAAAAGTCCTTTGTGCTGATAAAGCACTTGGCCTTGTAGGCACTTATGTAAAATACATAAACCTTGAGGGGGAGGTTGTACATTCTTTCAAAACCCCCACGAGCTATGGGGAAGTACGAAACAAAATGCATATCAATTCCATGTTTGTACACCCTACGGTAATGATAAAAAGAGAGGTTGTGGAAAATGTGGGTTTATATCCCTACGGTTATCCTGCTGCTGAAGATTTTGCATATTTTTTTAAAATAATCAAGACCTATAAAGCATTCAATATTCCGCAATATTTGCTTTATTATGAGATTAATCCTAATGGTATCTCTTTAAGCCGACGGAAAGAACAGCTTAACAGTCGGTTTAAAATCTTGAAAGAAGAATTTTATTGGGGTTTTTATCCCTGTTATGGCATAGTGCGCAATTTTATAATAAGCAAACTGCCATATTCACTTATTCACAAATTAAAAAAAATACTCAGATAG
- a CDS encoding O-antigen ligase family protein — MVEEFKNDRLGFSYDVLLALLTLCIPLSSAFPNVLLAPIAILLFFKFNRRNIYLKPVLFFVLTLAFLILLAFIKWSIFSEFDFYSRIFISLFLLVSVAHTTRLKYMERAFIMGTILAIFIAVYNIMAFENFKFSFSAFGNTAEVNELLHIERPYFGFLLALVVFLCLRRKGWLHCSIAVIASAFCLLIAARLSLGIIVLLWAVWFFQLLKPLNKWRIPLVLGTIFLCGIALFSNENIQKRFKIQGDLDQSMAKALDYEPRYVIWPCTFTTLGSTAEILFGVESNQQLEQRLVACYGNSIKNNDSKKTYYLDEKFNPHNQYLHILCLGGVVTLLLFLLGFGRVLSSGKVPFDLKVLTVMFLLFFMFEALLYRQLGCYLFGIFLGLLAREENYVDAIKKASL; from the coding sequence ATGGTTGAGGAGTTTAAAAATGACCGCCTTGGTTTTTCTTATGATGTACTCCTGGCATTGCTCACACTCTGCATTCCGCTTTCGAGTGCATTTCCTAATGTATTGCTCGCGCCCATAGCAATTTTATTGTTTTTTAAATTTAACAGGAGAAATATTTACCTAAAACCAGTTTTGTTTTTTGTGCTTACGCTTGCTTTTTTAATACTGTTGGCCTTCATTAAATGGAGTATTTTCAGCGAATTTGACTTTTATTCCCGTATTTTTATAAGTCTTTTTTTACTGGTTTCCGTAGCACACACCACGCGTTTAAAATATATGGAGCGCGCTTTTATAATGGGTACCATACTCGCCATTTTTATTGCAGTTTACAATATAATGGCTTTTGAAAACTTTAAATTTTCGTTTTCCGCTTTTGGAAACACCGCAGAGGTGAATGAACTTTTGCATATAGAGCGCCCCTATTTTGGGTTTTTACTTGCACTGGTGGTTTTTTTATGCCTGCGCCGTAAGGGATGGTTGCATTGCAGTATAGCGGTTATTGCATCAGCTTTTTGCCTTCTTATCGCCGCTAGACTGAGCCTGGGCATTATTGTACTGTTGTGGGCGGTATGGTTTTTCCAGCTATTAAAACCCTTAAACAAATGGCGCATACCGCTTGTGCTGGGAACGATTTTTTTATGCGGAATTGCTCTTTTCAGTAATGAGAATATTCAAAAACGTTTCAAGATACAGGGCGATCTTGATCAAAGCATGGCAAAAGCACTTGATTATGAACCTCGCTACGTGATTTGGCCCTGTACATTTACCACCCTTGGCAGTACCGCAGAAATTCTTTTTGGAGTTGAAAGCAACCAGCAACTTGAACAGCGTCTGGTGGCTTGCTACGGAAACAGTATCAAAAATAACGACTCTAAAAAGACCTATTATTTAGATGAAAAATTCAATCCACACAATCAGTATTTACATATTTTATGTCTGGGCGGTGTGGTGACGTTACTCCTTTTTCTTTTGGGTTTTGGAAGGGTTTTATCTTCTGGTAAGGTACCATTTGACCTAAAAGTACTTACGGTAATGTTTTTACTTTTTTTTATGTTTGAAGCGTTGCTCTATAGGCAGTTAGGCTGTTATCTTTTTGGGATATTTCTTGGCTTATTGGCCAGGGAGGAAAATTATGTTGACGCGATTAAAAAAGCCTCTTTGTAG
- a CDS encoding glycosyltransferase, producing MRKLKVLHVVEALTGGIYSYFKDLSAVLEGEEMLETTIVYSEKREGIDPLKIRSKISSKIKLIVVPMERELSPRADFSSFLSLKKVLKEIKPDVLHLHSSKAGILGRAAHLFSGSKSKLYYTPHGYSFLRKDVSNTTLKMYYGIERTAQFFVPGTTIACGDTEYDFAKKIGPAKLVRNGVNIEELRAHYGAKPEYQHKLTVGVLGRAMPQKNPTLFNKVALENPHIRFLWIGDGELKKELSAPNIEITGWFISRSSGLKYLSEIDIYLQTSAWEGLPIALLEAMAFEKPIVATNIIGNKDVVIDGKTGFLCENLEDFNKALKELEESKNRLIMGKNSLERCKTYFDSNKNYKKLIEIYKEAFLIAST from the coding sequence ATGCGAAAGTTAAAAGTGCTTCATGTCGTGGAAGCATTAACCGGTGGTATTTATTCCTATTTCAAAGATCTTTCAGCGGTTTTGGAAGGAGAAGAAATGCTTGAGACCACTATCGTTTACAGTGAAAAAAGAGAAGGTATTGACCCCCTCAAAATACGCTCTAAAATAAGTTCTAAAATAAAACTTATTGTTGTGCCCATGGAAAGGGAGCTATCTCCTAGGGCTGACTTCTCTTCCTTTTTAAGTCTTAAAAAGGTTTTAAAGGAAATTAAACCTGATGTGCTGCATTTGCATTCTTCAAAGGCAGGTATATTAGGTCGTGCCGCACATTTGTTCTCAGGCTCTAAGTCTAAACTTTACTATACTCCGCACGGGTATTCTTTTTTGCGCAAGGATGTTTCAAACACAACCCTTAAAATGTACTACGGCATAGAAAGAACAGCTCAATTCTTTGTGCCCGGCACCACGATCGCATGTGGTGATACAGAATATGACTTTGCAAAAAAAATAGGTCCGGCAAAATTAGTCCGTAACGGTGTTAATATAGAAGAACTGCGCGCGCATTATGGAGCAAAACCTGAATACCAACATAAACTTACCGTAGGTGTGCTGGGTCGCGCCATGCCACAGAAAAACCCCACCTTATTCAACAAAGTAGCGCTTGAGAATCCTCACATTCGCTTTTTATGGATAGGGGATGGTGAATTGAAAAAAGAACTTAGCGCACCCAATATAGAAATAACCGGCTGGTTTATTTCCAGATCCTCTGGACTAAAATACCTCTCAGAAATAGATATATACCTACAAACCTCAGCCTGGGAAGGTCTGCCTATCGCACTTCTTGAGGCAATGGCTTTTGAAAAACCAATAGTCGCCACAAATATAATAGGTAACAAAGATGTTGTTATAGATGGTAAAACCGGTTTTTTATGTGAAAATCTCGAAGATTTCAATAAAGCCCTAAAAGAGCTTGAGGAGTCAAAAAATCGATTAATTATGGGCAAAAACAGCCTGGAGCGCTGTAAAACCTACTTTGACAGCAATAAAAACTATAAGAAGTTAATAGAAATCTACAAAGAGGCTTTTTTAATCGCGTCAACATAA
- a CDS encoding exopolysaccharide biosynthesis polyprenyl glycosylphosphotransferase, with protein sequence MNSSSGKYSFVIRPILYVLDLLIILSLAQIFISTSRGYFIFCFYMIASWLITAMGLDFYKVYRFTPLTRIGYLLLKQFVVFTMLVFAFFGFYKEYNPAFIVLAKYIMLCFGGVGLLRIILFILLKKYRILIRRNIRRVVILGENPKTQRLKDFFSNPEYGYQIICAFDFKSKHTDIEEVIEFIINEDIDEIYCSIAELKNTEISRMVDFAENNLKTIKFLPDNKEILSRKLNYQYYGITPILSLRTIPLDTPLNAFLKRALDITISLLVIVGVLWWLTIILSIIIYRQSGLTVFFKQKRSGLDNKPFYCYKYRSMAQVDSTKQVEKNDQRVTKIGRFIRKTSIDELPQFINVLKGEMSTVGPRPHPLYQTDFYHLRVDRFMIRHLIKPGITGLAQVSGYRGEVANEMDIKNRVRFDIFYIENWSILMDLRIMLKTIINAIQGEEKAY encoded by the coding sequence ATGAATTCGAGTTCTGGCAAATATTCATTTGTGATAAGGCCCATACTTTATGTACTGGACTTGCTCATAATATTGAGCCTGGCTCAGATTTTCATAAGTACTTCGCGCGGCTATTTTATTTTCTGCTTTTATATGATCGCCAGTTGGTTAATTACCGCTATGGGGCTGGATTTTTATAAAGTTTACCGTTTTACACCGCTTACCAGAATAGGATATTTACTTCTAAAGCAGTTTGTGGTCTTTACCATGCTGGTCTTTGCTTTTTTTGGCTTTTATAAAGAGTATAACCCGGCATTTATAGTGCTTGCAAAATATATAATGCTATGTTTTGGTGGTGTGGGCTTGTTGCGTATTATTCTATTTATCCTGCTAAAAAAGTACCGTATCCTCATAAGGCGCAATATTCGCAGAGTTGTAATATTAGGTGAAAATCCCAAAACACAGAGATTGAAGGACTTTTTCAGTAATCCTGAATATGGATATCAAATTATATGCGCTTTTGACTTTAAAAGTAAGCATACTGATATAGAAGAAGTTATAGAATTTATTATCAACGAAGATATTGATGAGATATATTGTTCAATAGCAGAACTCAAAAACACTGAAATTAGCAGGATGGTTGATTTTGCTGAAAATAACTTAAAAACCATCAAGTTTTTACCAGATAATAAGGAGATTCTAAGCCGAAAGCTCAATTATCAGTACTACGGTATCACTCCCATACTTTCCCTGCGTACGATCCCTTTAGACACTCCCCTTAACGCCTTTTTAAAACGTGCGCTTGATATCACTATTTCCCTGCTTGTTATTGTAGGTGTTTTATGGTGGCTCACTATCATTCTCTCTATCATCATTTACCGTCAATCTGGTTTGACGGTATTCTTTAAACAAAAGCGTTCTGGGCTTGATAATAAACCTTTCTATTGCTATAAATACCGGTCAATGGCACAAGTGGATTCTACCAAGCAGGTAGAAAAAAATGACCAGAGGGTTACAAAAATTGGTCGTTTTATACGTAAAACGAGTATTGACGAGCTGCCTCAGTTTATAAATGTGCTTAAAGGTGAAATGTCTACCGTGGGCCCCAGACCGCACCCGCTTTACCAGACTGATTTCTATCATTTGCGCGTAGACCGTTTTATGATAAGGCATCTCATCAAGCCCGGTATAACGGGCCTTGCTCAGGTAAGTGGTTATCGCGGTGAAGTTGCTAACGAGATGGACATTAAAAACAGGGTTCGGTTTGATATTTTTTATATAGAAAACTGGTCAATCCTTATGGATCTGCGCATCATGCTAAAGACGATTATCAATGCTATTCAAGGGGAGGAAAAGGCCTATTAA